The sequence ACGAGGCAATGCCATTGCAGCTCTTGAACTGGCTGAACACACCTATATCTGGCTTTGTGGTGTAGTAGGTCTGTGCGACTGAATAATTGCAGCGGCCGTGCCAGTCATACCTGGTTCCATCTAGTGTCCTGATGTGAGGGTCGTTGTACAGGGAACAATGGCTACCTGAAGTGTCATGATGCGAGAGAATTAGAGTTTGCTCCATTACTGAGGATGGCTTCGATTTTGCATTTAAGTGTTAAGTCCTTGGGCATTTCTATTTTCATCTTGCCCAGTCTCATAGCAGTAGTTTTAGCCCTACTCTATATTGACCGGAGAATGAACTATCACTAAAGGACTAGCTTAAGTATTCACAGAgtgaaaagaattatgtacaaatgTTGGGAGAATGCCATTTACTTAACCCCTATAGAGAGCGCTATAGAAAGGCCAAGAAACTAAAAATTTTTTAGTTAAATAACCAAGAACAGTACCATTTTGCAGCCCCCTATTGTAGAACTAACTGAACTTTACTAAATTCTAATCCTAGATAGTGGAAAAATGTAAATTTCCCCATACAAAGACTTACAACAATCCTCTATTTTGTCAGCGGGCTCCCAAATTCCAGCTTCGCATAGCATCACCATGCAATTGCCCCTCAGTTCCACACCATTTGGTATCAAGCGACCATTTAACTCGCAACCTACGGAAATGAACATTTATGTTAATTTATGGAATTATGAATTTGGGCCTTAAAACCCAGCACTGTGCTGTGTAAACTACTGTGCTGGGTTGTAACTaaattttttgtgggggggggggactctGTTCTGTTTAGTATAATTAGTGGGACAGCATGAGACAAACCTGAAGCAGAGGTAAAGTTGAGGGCTAAAAAGTGATGTAAGCAGCAGCTGAAGGTAAACTAAAGACACTAGCAATGCTTACAGTGCTCTATGCGAGGTGCACTGATGCCATGTTCCCCCAGTAGcgttttattacaaaattggaagAGTGAAAATGTAGTCATTTTGTGTAAGGTACATTTAAATACTTGAAAATGAACTTTAGCGATGACCAAGAATTAGTTCCCTTGTTAAGCGAGCTATGCATCTCGAGGTAATGCCTATGCCAATACCATATACTATTTCGGCATCATTTTAATACTACCACAATGTATTTCAGCTTAACCATATCCTACTCCAGTTCATTGTCTTGCACCAAATCCTATTTGCAAAGTACCATCTTTCTATATGGTATTTACTCTTCCTTTAAGACCCCATAATTTCTTCAATTCAATCTCCTTATATGTACGATTTACTCAACTAATGTCttggtatattttttatttagtgcTCAGACTACATTGAGCTACCTACAATATGTAACTAGTTATAAGAAATTTATTGAAAGtacaaaatagttaaaaaaaaaaaagttaaaaaagtgtCTTTAGAGCACAGTAACAGTACTACATGCTATAGGCCACTAGGATAGTAAGTTTTATAAAATTTCTTGCATATTAAGagtggttggagggggggggggtgttaagcaGTAAGGGTGTCAAAAAGCCTAAAGAATCTACATTTTTTCTAATCCATCAACTTAACACTAAGCATGTATGGATTTAAGAGCAGTTATTTGTTtgaaataatttgttcaatattttgttttaatactgGGTAATCCATCCCCCATTATGTGATATACCGCATGTATTAGTGATTATGGTAAAATAAATCAGATTTTTAAATTGACCCTCAACCTAGCGCCGGGCTTAGTATGACATGACATGCACAAGTAGGAAAAACACCAGCAGTAGCTGAGAAGGAACAGCAAAAATGTTTGACAGCATGATTAAAGAAAACGAGTGGGAAGGAAGGCACAATTTAAGAGGCAGGAGATACTCCTGCATACACTGGTTCTTTTCTATACCATGTAAGTTTACTATGATTTAGTAGTAAAGTATTAAAAATGACTGGCATACTCACAGTACTTGTCTCCCTTCCGATTGACGTACACAGGCCGGATACGACCATTTTGACAGACCAGTTGGAAGCAACGCTCAGGATGACTGAACACTACACTCCCGTGGGGCACGCTTTTATCGCCATAGCAACACCGTTCTAAGATGTCTGTTGGTAGATTAAGTAAATAATTTATGGGGTTAAGAGAAAGAGCATGAGGTGCTTTGAACaagttattttctttgttttacattATTTTAGGCCCATGAAATTAAATTGCACAATTGGACAAAACTTTAGGTAATTTGTGACCATTTTCTATGCTGTAATGGTTACTATAATTGAAGCAATTTTTCTTCTACTTGCATATTCTACTTTGAAAGAATTGTtgtattatgaaatttatttataaacTTTTCAGCAAGAAGTAATATTAGTAATAGATTTTTTCTAAGTTACTACTTATACCTGTCATAGGTCACTTGAGTATGTTCCTTTGCCTGTTAAAGAACTGAAAACCAAGCAATTCTTTAATTTTCTAAGAGTCGACTGTACTCCAGTAAATATTCATTAGAATTTGATTACCTGTTTGACTTTCGACAGTTCTAAGGACGATAAAGGAGAGGGCCCATGTGGAAAAACTGGCCAACTGATACATCTGGAAATAAAACTTGCtttagattggatttatgaatattGGCATCAGGTCCAGCAATATAGACTTAGGGTCATTGAACACCCTTGGTCAAATGTAAAAAACCATACAGTTGCTGTTTGAAGTAGATGTTAACTTTTGACTAGAAGATTGATTAAAATTAAAACTTTATAAATGAGTGCTGTTAGTGGTCAAAATGATACTGCTAAGACGATTAAATAGTCTTCGGATTTCGATAAAAGTGTTGAATTACTACCAGACGAGAGTTACATTAATACAAAATTGTGTGCTAAGTTTTAGAGCATTTGTATGTAGATGTTAATGAAAGGTTGGCATGGCTATCCCAGTTTACATCCATTGCCTCATTTAATTGCAAAGATTTTTGGAAGGGGATCCAAGGAGGTTATGTAATTTTTGGGCAACTTGCATTAGTTCGTGGAACAATAGTTTCTTCTGGTTTAGTAAAGATTAAATAGCTTGTGCCCTGTTTTGgggttcaaggttttttttaaatgattttgggTTGGGATTTATGGAACGAACATCCGTGTGGCCTGGTGTCGAGTTCATTTGGCATCTAGTTGCAACTGGGTAATCCGCTGTACCACTTTAAACTTTGTTAAAGAGCAAGCAAGATTAAGAATGTGGTTATGAGTGTAAAGTTGAAGATTAATAAGAATGCGAcgagatttttttaaaaattatatcagTAAGGCTTAGTAACCCATTGCATAATCTATCCTAACTTTTTCTGAATGATCCTACTACAATACCACATCCCACCTTAACCATTACCGTTATAAGTAACTAAAGCCTTTATCCCAAATTGATGTACAGGTTAGTATCCTGAAATTAACCTTCTCTACCTAGCTTTGCCTAGGTAGCTTTGGGGCAGCACACGTGGTGCCATACAATAGTAATTTTCTCCAATTTTCATAGCAGTAGTGGCACCCCACCTGCTATCTAAACTGTACCTTAATGGGGCCAGCtgagaaatatttttattaaggACTTATGGGTTACATCTCAGGAAAAGTTATACCTATGAAGCATATTGCCTTCTCTGGTAACATGTGTGCTAATTTCAACAAATTTATCAAATTCCAACTTGTAATCGTACATGGTAAAtaggatactttaatttctagccaaacacATGAAATATTTTTCGTACTCGCTGtcttgttttatgcatttctgatcattattatcgGGGGAAATCACCTGTTCATGAGTTATTGGACCCCCTTACATAAAGAATTATGGGGGGCTCCAGTGGGAAaccgtgtttttttttatctggaaaaaaaaaatatttgcagtaATATTAATGGccagaaatacaaaataaacaatagccagtttgaaaaatatatggctcattaaGTGGATGAAAATTAAAACCTCAATTCTCTAAGTTAAACTTCACGTCCTTCCAATGGTTTTTCCTCGGCCGTGGCTCGCTATTTCGGTGGATTTCTTTACTTTACCATGAGCAaaaatagctatacactgaacggatAGCTTTTTAATTAATCAAAATCTGTCAGATGAAACTGgattaaatttcgaaatagattgtactttcCTTTAACATACTGTAAGGGAGGGTGGAAAACAATGGCTGTTGAAGAACATCCAGGaatttgtgcataaatatttggagatAATCGAGGAATTTTTGCTTAGatatttggaagctcgtaattggttAATTAAAAATGCAAAAGCCAGGTAATGATAAAGTCAAACAAAAATACAATAGCTCGCTAAAGTGACGGCAAGCGACGCATGCTCAATAACTCGACATCAATCTCCCAAACGTAAACAATGGAATTTAAGCATTTTAAAATACAGATAAACTCcgcattttaatcgaccgatatgCAAGTTTtgatgccccagcccctattaaacaaaACTACCTAACTACCCAGCACTATTTCTTCACAGCAAATTTCAGTTTCGCAAATGATTAAAGTATCATTAACCCTAATGGGTTATACATGTACATAACAATTTACTGTATATCTGTTTAGTCCTTAATGTAAAATTATCACCCAAATAATCACCCACATTGTTGGCGAGCTCATGCTCCACTTGACAGATCTACAAGAGCCAGCCAAGAAAGTTTAATTGCCACATTGGCGCAATGATCAGTTGAGGGAAGTAATGAAACTCCATGGAATGATCTCGATTTAGAAAACAAATCTAACAAGAAATATCCTTCACGTAATTTACCTTGTTACCCTGGTTTTAAAGTATTCCTTTTTAACTAATTGCACACAATTTGCCGAAATGTTGCATACAGTTACACCATTAGTATTTAAGAGTTGGTTAGTAGTAATTGAAGACTCGGGGAAAAAATGGAAATTTACCGTTTCAAATAGCCAAGAAACATTGTGATTAAGAGAATCCTCAAATTAAGTAGTTAGCCGCTTAAACAACTTAAACTACAAAATATCAGACGTATCAATCGAAATTCATTCGAACTACTTTATATGGCACTAATTTTAAGTTTCAAAATTTGTCATAGTTTAACACTTCAAATAAATTCCAAATTTCCTACCTTCAACGTACACGTTATTCCAACGAAGTAACAACCCACTCCACTTAATTATATTTCCACCTTGAAAATTTCCTCACTATTACCACGTTTTCTGTTCAGTATTTCAAATGGTATTCAGTAAAATTAACCATTAAGAACCATTGGCAACTCTATGGATTTGACAAGGATTCCTGAAAGAGGAGAagaaatttcaactttttttacgggcttgattattattattattattattattattattattattattattattattattattattcgtagaagaagaaaagaaattacaaGTCGAAGTTTTTTTTTACGGCCGtgaagattgttgttgttgttattatttttattatttgtattttgagTGTTCATTGAATACATAAAATTTCCACAACTTAGATATTTACAGACACACATAAAATCATAGTGAGGTACACTctatcacactattctatcttgtttctcctcctcttgttttgttataatttttatagtttatataggaaatatttattttaaggttgttactgttaaaatatttaatttttccttgtttcctatcctcactgggctattttccctattggagcccttgggattatagcatcctgcttttccaactagggttgtagcttagcaaataataataataataatgataataataataataataataataacaaccatgaaATAAAACGTAAGCGGACTCATAAACACCACAgtgaaaaataaacagaaaaagtagTCTAACAAACCTAGCATGAAAAACTAGTTGATCCCGAATTTTACGGATGGTTCTATGAAGATGTTGGACACCTGGAAGAGTTTTTGCGGTGACAATGGATGTAATCACTGATCATTACTCTCTTTATATAGAGATTGTGTTAGGTTCGTCAACGGCATAGAATGTCCACAGACTTTTGAATTTGTCTGTACATATGTTGAAAGTAATGTCCCTTATATTATTAAGAacacgtgcacacgcacacacatgcacacacacgcgcgcgcccacacacacacacacacacatacacacacacacacacacatatatatatatatatatatatatatatatctcaccagaagaggaggaggagctgttttatgcgtatttttactttattttttattttttttttactaatttttactttttatataaatttttatattactgtttcttaatgttatatatgtaattCTTATTTGTAggcctggaagatgtgataatgacgatcacgaaacgacgggatttataataaatggatttttagaactgCCTATATCCCTCtccattttgagaaatatatatatatatatatatatatatatatatatatatttatttatttatttatttatttccggtaACGCTCAGTGGCTAGACGTGTAACTACTCTATCTCTCCCTGTCAATCGGGTAaggggcagagggagtagtcataccctggtgagaaggcttTTAGTTAGGAAAATGGGAGGAGGTGGCGAGGGTAGAATTTGTGTGTCCTTATCTAGATATTCAAcctttatttttgacgggtcgtgtacattaTTAGTAGAGAGTTACTGAAAGAAAATACTGTTGACTTTGATCGTTCTAATCAAGATATtcagagtatatttaaaggaccttggttttaATAGAGTATTGTTAGCAATATCAATATTTATTACGATTGTTATTCTAATCAAGCATAGATTATTTTCTCAGTGTAAGATCAGCGGTGATATATATCTTTGCTTTTATACCGTTTGTGATGAAAGTAATATTGTATATGGAACGGGGAGGAATGTTAtgcataatgttattttttttcttaagggaCATCTCTATAGTTAGCTtaagttttatttttgttattttaatttcaTGAGTTATACGTATCGTGACTATATTGGTATGTGTTTAATAAGTTTTTGAATGGGTAGGAAAACGACTTGTAAAAAGAATGTTTTTACtataaaacattataaatatataaccCCCATAGTTCATATGGATATTTAAATACAGCTATTAAAGTGTTAAGTACTTGCTAAAATCTGATTTTGCTATTAGCCTGAAATGTTTTACATTTAATTCTTGCCGAGTTACAccaatttttttaatgttccttgTGACTAAGGATAATTTCTGGCAAATTGTTTCAGGGTATGTTAAAAAGGAATTCACATGTAGTAAAACTTCGAGTTCAACATGCTTTTCAATTGCAAATCTTCACTGAACACGAtttctcattatattttttatcaatttttttttttaaatttttctttctgtGGCATTTGACATTTTTCGAATATTTTTACTGTGGGATATTTCACtaatattcgatttttttttttcaacgagttgtttttttctcaattttctctTATTCTTGCTAGGAAACATTTCACAATATTTCGGATTATTTTTCTAGTCtgagacattttattttttatttttattcgtttGTTCTTTGTGACGCATTTCACTATTTCGATTATATTACCTGTCTGAGACAGTTCACTATCTttatttgttattactttttattacactATTACGGTTATATTAACAGCCTGAGACAAATgactatttttgttttaatttttcaatctTGAGGCATTTTAACTTTTTCGATTATATCAGCTGTCTGAGACAAGTCACCATTATTTCGATTTTTTATtctcagacatttcactattacctaTCTGAGACAATGCCCTATTTTCttcgattttttcttcttcctgaGATATTTTACTATTccgatctattacttaaacaattaaccatttttttcaatattctattcCTTCTGAGACATTTCATTATTCCAATTATATTACCTATCTGAGACAATTaactctttttttcaattttttattcctTCTAAGACATTTAACTTTTCTGATATATTGCCTATCTGAGACAAttcactatttttttgttttttattcttttggagACATTTCACTAATCcactaatttttttcaatattttactccTGAGACATTTCACTATTTCACTATTTTTTCAATGTTTGATTCCTTCTGAAACATTTCACTATCCTATATATTAACTATCTGAGACAATTCACTATTttttcgatttcttcttctttctgAGCCCCGAACTCATCCCTTTCCTGACCATGTATCCTTTCCACCAGGCTTGGATCTTAGCAGCCGCTTTGAACTCCCTCTCCGCCTTCTCCTTTTTCTCTCTTATGACCTCCTGCTCGGCCTCGTATACGCTGACGACGGCCCAATACTCCTGGTACCATCCTCTCCAGGTCCTCCAGCTCCACCTTCTTGCTCTGCACCTCGGCTTTCCAAGCGCTCACCTCCTCCTTCTTGGCGTCGGTTTCCTCCTTGAACTTCCCGTCCCACTCGGCCGACTTGGTCTCGAGCTTCGCGCAGCACTCCTTCAGGAAGGCCGTAAGGGCGTCGTGGACCCTGATCTCTTGCGGGATCTCCCTGCCCACTCTGGCTATCTGCTTGCAGATGCGTTCTTCTTCCTGCTCGACGCGAAACTGGAGGTTCTCCACCTGAGCCTTGGCTATTTTTTTCTCGTAGTTTTCCCTCTTGGGGTTAATGTCGGTAAGTTTCTCGATTTCCGCCCTCAGTTTGGCTATTTCCTCGTCCTTCGCCTGCATGAGCTTTTGCGTGTCCTGCCGGATGGCGCGTAGCTCCTTCTGCAGTAGTTGCAGCTTGTTGCTCTTCTCAAAGTATTTGGCCTTCCATTTCTCGCCCTGGAAGAGCGCTATGAAATCAGCCTTGCTCTGCGCATCGTCTTTCTGCGACGCTATGTAATTCTCGAGGGACACGAAGGTATGCCTCTCCCTCAGCTCGGCTGATAGGTCGAGCAGGACCTTCTCGATGATATCGAGGTCGTCGTGGATTTTCCTGAGGGCGAGGTCGTTCGAATGCtcgtcattctcctcctcctctaggTCGTTGTCGTCGATGGAGATTTCTGTTTTGAACGGGCGTCGAGGGAGTAATTCTCGTAGAAGACGTATGCTAAGCGAAGACTTTTTCACTATTTCGCTCAATTCTGTCGCTGTTTTCGGGTTGAGTTTGTACTCCTCTACGACATTAGTCGACACGGCACACATTTTGTCGGTGTTTACACATTTCTGCGTCCTGTATTACCTTTGTAGCCTTTCCGTTGCTATGGTAACGTAAACAACTGTACATCCAAGCTTATGAATAGCGTTTTCTATGGTTGTTTGTTTCTCATAAAAAATGGATACTTACTATATTTTATagataaactattgtatatatagtctctctctctctctctctctctctctctctctctctctctctctctattgcttagGATACGAAAAAATTGCAATACTTGGAAAATGTCATTCAGTCATTTGAAATGAATAAGGATAGCTGCTGAGAATCGGTTAGTGTTTATACGAAAAGAAAGATTTGTTGTGCATTGATTACGTAGAATTTTGGAGATATCAGATAAGTTTAATTAGACTGTGATTCCAGAACGTCATATGTGCTAGATATCATATCTGGTTAATCAGAAAAATGTCAAAAATTTATGCTTGTGACAAAGTACTCattttagcttttatatatatatatatatatatatatatatatatatatatatacatacatacatacatacatacatacatacatacatacatacatacatacatacatatcaatccATCTCTGGGAAACCCACGAAACGAATCCAAAACAGGGAAGTAAAATAcgctttagtgagagagagagagagagagagagagagagagagagagagagagaattttgagtgGTGTTTCCCTTTGGGACTAGGATTTCCTCGTCGGAGGGCATTCTAGGTGTTCTACAATAGTTATGACAGAAGctcaacactatagtccatttcttttagcgaggcagatttgcactgacttgcagcggtgcccttttaattcggtaaagtttcctgatcgctgattggttagaattatcttgtccaaccaatcagcgatcaggaaacttttccgagctaaaagggcaccgctgcgagtcggtgcaaatatccctcgctaaaagaaatggactatagtttagtattttttttttctcttcatctctctTCCTCTCTTGCCAATAGCTGCGATCAGCACTGGTTGAGTAATAACCTTGTACGTAATTCGGTGTTTTGGTGTTGAGAGCCTTACTTAATAAACTCAAATTCAATGATCGATAAATATTTCATTGTGGAATATACAGATCGATGACTGgagctaatcatcatcatcatcattatcatcatcatcatcatctctatctcctacgcctatggacgcaaggGCCacggttagctttcgccagtcgtctctgtctcgaacttttaaatcaatacctctccactaATTAACCTATCACagtgaaattatattaataacaagtAATCTCCGTTTTTCATCTCGCTTGTATTGAGATTACCCAATTCTAATTAcagtaaattttgtttattttacatgAAAAGGGGTGGCGTCAAAGAAAAACAAGGTGTTGTAGTAGGGAAGTATTTTGGTTTTGATGGAaagaatatgctctctctctctctctctctctctctctctctctctctctctctctctcatataaatatatgtgagtatGCCTGCTAGTTTCATAAAGACTGCACAAAACTGTTATTACCTGAGGTAAGCtattttattattctctctctctctctctatctctctctatctctctctctctctctctctctctctctctctctctctcttatataaatatatgtgagtatGCCTGCTAGTTTCACAAAGACTGCACAAAACTGTTATTACCTGAGGTAAGCtatttaattattctctctctctctctctctctctctctctctctctctctctctctc comes from Palaemon carinicauda isolate YSFRI2023 chromosome 19, ASM3689809v2, whole genome shotgun sequence and encodes:
- the LOC137658188 gene encoding LOW QUALITY PROTEIN: dynein regulatory complex protein 9-like (The sequence of the model RefSeq protein was modified relative to this genomic sequence to represent the inferred CDS: deleted 1 base in 1 codon), which encodes MCAVSTNVVEEYKLNPKTATELSEIVKKSSLSIRLLRELLPRRPFKTEISIDDNDLEEEENDEHSNDLALRKIHDDLDIIEKVLLDLSAELRERHTFVSLENYIASQKDDAQSKADFIALFQGEKWKAKYFEKSNKLQLLQKELRAIRQDTQKLMQAKDEEIAKLRAEIEKLTDINPKRENYEKKIAKAQVENLQFRVEQEEERICKQIARVGREIPQEIRVHDALTAFLKECCAKLETKSAEWDGKFKEETDAKKEEVSAWKAEVQSKKVELEDLERMYQEYWAVVSVYEAEQEVIREKKEKAEREFKAAAKIQAWWKGYMVRKGMSSGLRKKKKSKK